A single region of the Pseudomonas solani genome encodes:
- the dacB gene encoding D-alanyl-D-alanine carboxypeptidase/D-alanyl-D-alanine endopeptidase: MFKSIRILALTGLIFPFAQPAFAVQVNANVPAKVQQALKKNKIPQNSLSLVTLPLTGPGAQTIFNADVSVNPASTMKLITTYAALELLGPTYQWKTEFFTDGTVKDGVLHGNLYLKGGGDPKLNMEKLWLLMRDLRANGVLKITGDLVLDRSRFVHPQLPAFNDDGGDENKPFLVGPDSLLVNLKALRFIARADGGRASIAAEPPIESIRIDNQVKVTKAAPCPAWPDVRYNPVTQFDGTTVIASGSLPEGCSAQTYLSLLDHPGYAAGAVRAIWKELGGSILGKDRLAGVPKDAKLLARAFSPDLVEIIRDINKYSNNTMAQQLFLSIGAQFRNEADGDDAKAAQRVIRAWLAKKGITAPHLVMENGSGLSRQERVSAREMATILHAAWQSPYAAEYIASLPLVAMDGTMRKRLRRTPMAGEAHIKTGTLNTVRAIAGFSRDDNGNTWAVVAILNDQRPWGASSILDQVLLDLYNQPRR, from the coding sequence ATGTTCAAGTCCATTCGTATCCTCGCCCTCACCGGCCTCATTTTCCCCTTCGCCCAACCGGCCTTCGCCGTTCAGGTCAATGCCAACGTCCCGGCCAAGGTCCAGCAGGCGCTGAAGAAGAACAAGATCCCGCAGAACTCCCTGTCGCTGGTGACCCTGCCCCTGACCGGCCCCGGCGCGCAGACCATCTTCAACGCCGATGTGTCGGTGAACCCGGCTTCCACCATGAAGCTGATCACCACCTACGCCGCCCTCGAGCTGCTCGGCCCCACCTATCAGTGGAAGACCGAGTTCTTCACCGATGGCACCGTCAAGGACGGCGTGCTGCACGGCAACCTCTACCTCAAGGGTGGCGGTGACCCGAAGCTGAACATGGAGAAGCTCTGGCTGCTGATGCGTGACCTGCGCGCCAATGGCGTGCTGAAGATCACCGGCGACCTGGTGCTCGACCGCAGCCGCTTCGTGCACCCGCAACTACCGGCTTTCAATGACGACGGCGGCGACGAGAACAAGCCCTTCCTGGTCGGCCCGGACTCCCTGCTGGTCAACCTCAAGGCCTTGCGCTTCATCGCCCGCGCCGACGGCGGCCGCGCCAGCATCGCCGCCGAGCCGCCCATCGAGAGCATCCGCATCGACAACCAGGTGAAGGTGACCAAGGCCGCGCCCTGCCCTGCCTGGCCAGACGTGCGCTACAACCCGGTGACCCAGTTCGACGGCACCACGGTGATCGCCAGCGGCAGCCTGCCCGAAGGCTGCAGCGCGCAGACCTACCTGTCGCTGCTCGACCACCCGGGCTACGCAGCCGGCGCGGTGCGGGCGATCTGGAAGGAACTGGGCGGCAGCATCCTCGGCAAGGACCGCCTCGCCGGCGTGCCCAAGGACGCCAAGCTGCTGGCGCGGGCCTTCTCCCCGGACCTGGTGGAGATCATTCGCGACATCAACAAGTACAGCAACAACACCATGGCGCAGCAGCTGTTCCTCAGCATCGGCGCGCAGTTCCGCAACGAGGCCGACGGCGACGATGCCAAGGCCGCGCAACGGGTGATCCGCGCCTGGCTGGCGAAGAAGGGCATCACCGCGCCGCACCTGGTGATGGAGAACGGTTCCGGCCTGTCGCGCCAGGAGCGGGTCAGCGCGCGGGAGATGGCGACCATCCTCCATGCCGCCTGGCAGAGCCCCTACGCCGCGGAGTACATCGCGTCCCTGCCGCTGGTGGCGATGGACGGCACCATGCGCAAGCGCCTGCGCCGCACGCCCATGGCAGGCGAAGCGCATATCAAGACCGGCACCCTGAACACGGTGCGTGCAATCGCCGGTTTCAGCCGCGACGACAACGGCAACACCTGGGCGGTGGTGGCGATCCTCAACGACCAGCGTCCGTGGGGCGCCTCCTCCATCCTCGATCAGGTGCTGCTGGACCTCTACAACCAGCCGCGCCGCTGA
- a CDS encoding 50S ribosome-binding protein YggL, with protein MATNRSRRLRKKLCVDEFQELGCELSLTYKDGLAEAELESFLDQFIDDAIQGNGLGYVGGDDYGFVCLSKRGSVNEEQRSKLEAWLKGRSELASFTLSPLVDVWYPENPINQ; from the coding sequence ATGGCTACTAACCGTTCCCGCCGCCTGCGAAAAAAGCTTTGCGTCGATGAATTCCAGGAGCTGGGTTGCGAGCTGAGCCTGACCTACAAGGACGGGCTGGCCGAAGCGGAGCTGGAAAGCTTCCTCGATCAGTTCATCGACGATGCCATCCAGGGCAATGGCCTGGGCTATGTCGGTGGCGATGACTACGGTTTCGTTTGCCTGTCCAAGCGCGGCTCGGTCAACGAAGAGCAGCGCAGCAAGCTGGAAGCCTGGCTCAAGGGCCGCAGCGAGCTGGCCAGCTTCACCCTGAGCCCGCTGGTGGATGTCTGGTACCCGGAAAACCCGATCAACCAGTGA
- a CDS encoding response regulator transcription factor, which translates to MDSFLRTGAESPGKVLIVDDHPVIRLAVRLLLTREGYQVIGETDNGVDAIALSREHLPDLVILDIGIPKLGGLDVIARISSLDLPLRVLVLTGQNPSHYASRCMQAGAAGFVCKGGDLGELTASVRAVLSGYSYFPSEVIRSGKRQVGVPSDTELIERLSDRELVVMKYLANGLTNKQIADEMFISNKTVSTYKSRLLLKLNARSLIELVEFANRNDLV; encoded by the coding sequence ATGGACTCATTCCTTCGCACGGGTGCCGAGTCCCCGGGCAAGGTCCTGATCGTGGATGACCATCCCGTCATTCGCCTGGCCGTTCGCTTGCTGCTGACACGTGAGGGCTACCAGGTGATCGGCGAGACCGACAACGGCGTCGATGCCATAGCCCTGTCCCGTGAGCACCTCCCCGATCTGGTGATTCTCGACATCGGCATTCCCAAGCTCGGCGGGCTCGATGTGATCGCCCGCATCAGCTCCCTCGACCTGCCCTTGCGGGTGCTGGTGCTGACCGGGCAGAACCCCAGCCATTACGCATCCCGTTGCATGCAGGCCGGGGCTGCGGGCTTCGTCTGCAAGGGCGGGGACCTGGGCGAGCTGACCGCCTCGGTGCGTGCCGTGCTGTCGGGCTACAGCTACTTCCCCAGCGAGGTGATCCGCAGTGGCAAGCGCCAGGTCGGGGTGCCCAGTGACACCGAACTGATCGAGCGCCTCTCGGACCGCGAGCTGGTGGTGATGAAGTACCTGGCCAACGGCCTGACCAACAAGCAGATCGCCGACGAGATGTTCATCAGCAACAAGACGGTGAGCACCTACAAGTCGCGGCTGCTGCTCAAGCTCAACGCACGCTCGCTGATCGAACTGGTGGAGTTCGCCAACCGCAACGACCTGGTGTGA
- a CDS encoding FUSC family protein — translation MRKALRQSLHWHTGPPAWGPAAIAGLGCGLPLMLGLFTAHTGFLWAATGAFQAALANPMHRFGMLRMLLLTLLGALSAGVGFWAASHPLLSLASFALWGFLLALLQRYGTELGKLGVGLAVCLCLGQGQAGSGSLNNGLAVGALFAIGGLWVMLLAFFLRGMHGLRLWPLLPRMLGFIRVLRRHAARLPRRLWWIHALTCTLAIALAGLAANLTGMPRGYWLTLTVVTTLQMELDSSLVRGIQRGLGTLIGALLLILFGHWLQSPTLLVACMLPLIVLSRAFIAQHYGLFVVQTTVCFVLLSESLARDWHLPEVRLYNSLLGCALALLMAYAAHRARLRWGERKVAEPAPSGTEHHAPQPTVE, via the coding sequence ATGCGCAAGGCGCTCAGACAAAGCCTGCACTGGCACACCGGTCCTCCCGCCTGGGGCCCGGCCGCCATCGCGGGCCTGGGGTGCGGCCTGCCGCTGATGCTCGGTCTGTTCACCGCCCACACCGGCTTTCTCTGGGCCGCAACCGGCGCCTTCCAGGCCGCCCTGGCCAACCCCATGCACCGCTTCGGCATGCTGCGCATGCTGCTGCTCACCCTGCTCGGCGCCCTCAGCGCGGGCGTCGGCTTCTGGGCCGCCAGCCACCCGTTGCTCAGCCTCGCCAGCTTCGCCCTCTGGGGTTTCCTCCTGGCGCTGCTGCAACGCTACGGCACCGAGCTGGGCAAGCTGGGCGTGGGCCTGGCGGTGTGCCTCTGCCTCGGCCAGGGCCAGGCCGGCAGCGGTAGCCTCAACAACGGCCTGGCGGTAGGCGCGCTGTTCGCCATCGGCGGCCTCTGGGTGATGCTGCTGGCGTTCTTCCTGCGCGGCATGCACGGCCTGCGCCTGTGGCCCCTGCTGCCGCGCATGCTCGGTTTCATCCGCGTGCTGCGCCGCCATGCCGCTCGCCTGCCGAGGCGGCTCTGGTGGATCCACGCCCTGACCTGCACCCTGGCCATCGCCCTCGCCGGCCTCGCCGCCAACCTCACCGGCATGCCGCGCGGCTACTGGTTGACGTTGACGGTGGTCACCACCCTGCAAATGGAACTCGACAGCAGCCTGGTGCGCGGTATCCAGCGCGGCCTCGGCACCCTCATCGGCGCGCTGCTGCTGATTCTCTTCGGCCACTGGCTGCAGAGCCCGACGCTGCTGGTGGCCTGCATGCTGCCGCTGATCGTGCTCAGCCGCGCCTTCATCGCCCAGCACTACGGCCTGTTCGTGGTGCAGACCACCGTCTGCTTCGTACTGCTTTCCGAAAGCCTCGCCCGTGACTGGCACCTGCCCGAGGTGCGCCTCTACAACAGCCTGCTGGGCTGCGCCCTCGCGCTGCTCATGGCCTACGCGGCCCACCGGGCACGCCTGCGCTGGGGCGAGCGCAAGGTCGCAGAGCCGGCTCCCTCCGGCACCGAGCACCACGCGCCGCAGCCCACTGTGGAATAG
- a CDS encoding deoxyguanosinetriphosphate triphosphohydrolase, producing MDWQTLLTRERLGKPVHSTEELGRSSFHKDHDRIIFSGAFRRLGRKTQVHPVSSNDHIHTRLTHSLEVGCVGRSLGMRVGEVLREEMPDWCDPADLGVIVQSACLAHDIGNPPFGHSGEDAIRHWFQQACARGWLDAMSDTQRADFLSFEGNAQGFRVLTQLEYHQFDGGTRLTYATLGTYLKYPWTARHAEALGYKKHKFGCYQSELPLLEQIAHKLGLPQLEEQRWARHPLVYLMEAADDICYALIDLEDGLEMELLDYEEVEAVLLGLVGDDLPETYRQLGPRDSRRRKLAILRGKAIEHLTNAAAHAFVDQQGALLSGTLQGDLVEHMHGPAKHCVLRAKAIARERIFQDKRKTLHEIGAYTTLEILLNAFCGAALEQHGGRTPSFKNRRILDLLGNNAPDPSWPLYRSFLRVIDFIAGMTDSYATEMAREMTGRSSPV from the coding sequence TTGGACTGGCAGACACTGCTCACCCGTGAACGGCTCGGCAAACCGGTGCACAGCACCGAGGAACTGGGCCGCAGTTCGTTTCACAAGGACCATGACCGCATCATTTTTTCCGGCGCATTCCGCCGCTTGGGGCGCAAGACCCAGGTCCACCCGGTCTCCAGCAACGACCACATCCACACCCGCCTGACCCATTCCCTGGAGGTCGGCTGCGTCGGTCGCTCCCTGGGCATGCGCGTGGGTGAAGTGCTGCGTGAGGAGATGCCGGATTGGTGCGACCCGGCCGACCTCGGCGTGATCGTGCAGTCGGCCTGCCTGGCCCACGACATCGGCAACCCGCCGTTCGGCCATTCCGGCGAGGACGCCATCCGCCACTGGTTCCAGCAGGCCTGCGCACGCGGCTGGCTGGACGCCATGAGCGACACCCAGCGCGCCGACTTCCTCAGCTTCGAGGGCAACGCCCAGGGCTTCCGTGTGCTCACCCAGCTGGAATACCACCAGTTCGATGGCGGTACGCGGCTGACCTACGCCACCCTCGGCACCTACCTCAAGTACCCCTGGACGGCCCGCCACGCCGAAGCCCTTGGCTACAAGAAACACAAGTTCGGCTGCTACCAGAGCGAGCTGCCGCTGCTGGAGCAGATCGCCCACAAGCTCGGCCTGCCGCAACTGGAGGAGCAGCGCTGGGCGCGCCATCCGCTGGTGTACCTGATGGAGGCGGCCGACGACATCTGCTACGCCTTGATCGACCTGGAAGACGGCCTCGAAATGGAGCTGCTCGACTACGAGGAGGTGGAGGCCGTGCTGCTCGGCCTGGTGGGCGACGACCTGCCGGAAACCTACCGCCAGCTGGGCCCGCGTGATTCGCGGCGGCGCAAGCTGGCGATCCTCCGCGGCAAGGCCATCGAACACCTGACCAATGCCGCCGCCCATGCCTTCGTCGACCAGCAGGGCGCGTTGCTCAGCGGCACCCTGCAGGGCGACCTGGTGGAGCACATGCATGGCCCGGCCAAACACTGCGTGCTGCGCGCCAAGGCCATCGCCCGCGAGCGCATCTTCCAGGACAAGCGCAAGACGCTCCATGAAATCGGCGCCTACACCACCCTGGAGATCCTGCTCAACGCGTTCTGCGGTGCGGCGCTGGAGCAGCATGGCGGGCGCACGCCCTCGTTCAAGAACCGGCGCATCCTCGACCTGCTCGGCAACAACGCCCCGGACCCGAGCTGGCCGCTGTACCGCTCATTCCTGCGGGTGATCGATTTCATCGCCGGGATGACCGACAGCTACGCCACGGAAATGGCTCGCGAAATGACCGGGCGCTCCAGTCCCGTCTAG
- a CDS encoding EAL domain-containing protein, with amino-acid sequence MIEGQPLACFQPFIDTATGRIAGVEALGRLRQDDGRLLSVGPLFADSKVPPAALRRLDREIREDALKRLHEAPADWFLSINISPRWISRLRPGQALPSLKQLERNGVAPERIVFEITELGGASQRLPDVVARYRQAGARIAIDDFGAGYSQLDRVLALQPDILKLDMQLFQAAARGGPSGEVVKALAQMAEKTGCWIIAEGVETEAELDFALECGARYVQGYLFAKPELEFFAADAFVERFAQLRDQYVQRKLAERARLMTMRQQLTQLMNQLRNWAEGHARLEALPSPELYPWLLRIYQCDRNGTQLTPNLEWHGQQWREDARYQGHNWSWRPYFYHLLAEGWEERRLTLSSTYRDATTNQYCLTAGQFIDNGDRLLLVDIDAAGL; translated from the coding sequence GTGATAGAGGGGCAACCGCTTGCCTGCTTCCAGCCGTTCATCGACACCGCGACAGGACGCATCGCCGGGGTCGAAGCCCTGGGACGCCTGCGCCAGGATGATGGCCGGCTGCTCTCGGTCGGCCCGCTGTTCGCCGATTCCAAGGTGCCGCCTGCAGCCCTGCGTCGCCTCGACCGGGAAATCCGCGAGGACGCCCTCAAGCGCCTGCACGAGGCACCGGCGGACTGGTTCCTCAGTATCAATATCTCGCCCCGCTGGATCAGCCGCCTGCGCCCGGGCCAGGCCCTGCCCAGCCTCAAGCAACTGGAGCGCAACGGCGTAGCGCCCGAGCGCATCGTCTTCGAGATCACCGAACTGGGCGGCGCCAGCCAGCGCCTGCCGGACGTGGTCGCCCGCTACCGCCAGGCCGGCGCACGCATCGCCATCGACGACTTCGGTGCCGGCTACTCCCAGCTCGACCGGGTGCTGGCCCTGCAACCGGACATCCTCAAGCTCGACATGCAGCTGTTCCAGGCCGCGGCCCGGGGCGGCCCCAGCGGCGAGGTGGTCAAGGCACTGGCACAGATGGCCGAGAAGACCGGCTGCTGGATCATCGCCGAGGGCGTGGAAACCGAGGCCGAGCTGGACTTCGCCCTGGAGTGCGGCGCCCGCTACGTGCAGGGCTACCTGTTCGCCAAGCCGGAGCTGGAATTCTTCGCCGCCGACGCCTTCGTCGAACGCTTCGCCCAGCTGCGCGACCAGTACGTGCAGCGCAAGCTGGCCGAACGCGCACGGCTGATGACCATGCGCCAGCAACTGACCCAGCTGATGAACCAGCTGCGCAACTGGGCCGAAGGCCACGCACGGCTCGAGGCCCTGCCCTCCCCCGAGCTTTACCCCTGGCTGCTGCGCATCTACCAATGCGACCGCAATGGCACCCAGCTCACCCCGAACCTGGAATGGCACGGCCAGCAATGGCGTGAAGACGCCCGCTACCAGGGCCACAACTGGTCCTGGCGGCCGTACTTCTATCACCTGCTCGCCGAGGGCTGGGAAGAACGCCGGCTGACCCTTTCCAGCACCTACCGCGACGCCACCACCAACCAGTACTGCCTGACCGCCGGCCAGTTCATCGACAACGGCGACCGCCTGCTGCTGGTGGATATCGACGCCGCCGGGCTCTGA
- a CDS encoding phage holin family protein: MEPGMESGPQSAGQGPSPRRLGAAFLGLLHSHVELFGIELQEQKANTLRLLLFAGLSLIFALLLLVALSALLLVLFWDSARIETISGLCLFYFLLTGYCAWRLKQAVDDESSPFSATLEELAQDRERLMP; the protein is encoded by the coding sequence ATGGAGCCGGGAATGGAATCCGGCCCGCAGAGCGCGGGCCAAGGCCCCTCCCCGCGGCGCCTCGGCGCCGCCTTCCTCGGCCTGTTGCACAGCCACGTCGAGCTGTTCGGCATCGAGCTGCAGGAGCAGAAGGCCAACACCCTGCGCCTGCTGCTGTTCGCCGGCCTGTCGCTGATCTTCGCCCTGCTCCTGCTGGTGGCGCTATCCGCGTTGCTGCTGGTGCTGTTCTGGGACAGTGCACGGATCGAAACCATCAGCGGCCTGTGCCTCTTCTACTTCCTGCTCACCGGCTACTGCGCCTGGCGCCTGAAACAGGCCGTGGACGATGAGTCCTCCCCCTTCTCCGCCACGCTCGAAGAGCTGGCCCAGGACCGCGAGCGCCTGATGCCATGA
- a CDS encoding DUF883 family protein, with protein sequence MPRKSASRAQDDLLTEFQALVGDTEKLLQHTASLAGDQAEELRLQIHESLKRARETLQLTEEKIVDKGKAAVAATEDYVQEHPWQTIGLSAGIGFLLGLLASRR encoded by the coding sequence ATGCCCCGCAAGTCCGCTAGCCGCGCCCAAGACGACCTGCTGACCGAATTCCAGGCCCTCGTCGGTGACACCGAGAAACTGCTGCAACACACCGCCAGCCTGGCCGGCGACCAGGCCGAGGAGCTGCGCCTGCAGATCCACGAATCCCTCAAGCGCGCCCGCGAGACCCTGCAACTGACCGAAGAGAAGATCGTCGACAAGGGCAAGGCCGCCGTCGCCGCCACCGAGGACTACGTGCAGGAACACCCCTGGCAGACCATCGGCCTTTCCGCCGGCATCGGCTTCCTCCTCGGTCTGCTCGCGTCGCGCCGCTGA
- a CDS encoding ammonium transporter: protein MENLNSAVQTLIHGSNTLFILMGAVMVLAMHAGFAFLEVGTVRQKNQVNALSKILSDFAISTLAYFFIGYWVAYGVTFLQPASELAADHGYALVKFFFLLTFAAAIPAIISGGIAERAKFGPQLCATALIVAFVYPFFEGLIWNGNFGLQDWLKASFGASFHDFAGSVVVHAVGGWLAFGAVVLLGRRDGRYRDGRLVAFAPSNIPFLALGSWILIVGWFGFNVMSAQTLQGVSGLVAVNSLMAMVGGTVAALLVGRNDPGFLHNGPLAGLVAICAGSDLMHPVGALVTGAIAGGLFVWAFTATQVKWKLDDVLGVWPLHGLCGVWGGIACGIFGQEALGGLGGVSLVSQLIGTGLGVLVALVGGFLVYGLLKKTLGIRLSQEQEYYGADLSIHKIGATSQD from the coding sequence ATGGAAAACCTCAACAGTGCCGTGCAAACCCTGATCCACGGCTCCAACACCCTGTTCATCCTGATGGGCGCCGTGATGGTGCTCGCCATGCACGCCGGCTTCGCCTTCCTCGAAGTGGGCACCGTGCGCCAGAAGAACCAGGTCAACGCGCTGTCGAAGATCCTTTCGGACTTCGCCATCTCCACCCTGGCCTATTTCTTCATCGGCTACTGGGTGGCCTACGGCGTGACCTTCCTGCAGCCGGCCAGTGAGCTGGCGGCCGACCATGGCTATGCGCTGGTGAAGTTCTTCTTCCTGCTGACCTTCGCCGCCGCCATCCCGGCGATCATCTCCGGCGGCATCGCCGAGCGCGCCAAGTTCGGCCCGCAGTTGTGCGCCACCGCCCTGATCGTGGCCTTCGTCTATCCCTTCTTCGAGGGGCTGATCTGGAACGGCAACTTCGGCCTGCAGGACTGGCTGAAGGCGAGCTTCGGCGCCAGCTTCCATGACTTCGCCGGCTCCGTGGTGGTGCACGCCGTGGGCGGCTGGCTGGCCTTTGGCGCGGTGGTCTTGCTGGGGCGCCGTGATGGCCGCTACCGCGATGGCCGCCTGGTGGCCTTCGCCCCGTCGAACATCCCCTTCCTGGCGCTTGGCTCGTGGATCCTCATCGTCGGCTGGTTCGGCTTCAACGTGATGAGCGCGCAGACCCTGCAGGGTGTCAGCGGACTGGTGGCGGTCAACTCGCTGATGGCGATGGTCGGCGGCACGGTCGCCGCGCTGCTGGTGGGCCGCAATGACCCGGGCTTCCTGCACAACGGCCCGCTGGCCGGGCTGGTGGCGATCTGCGCCGGCTCCGACCTGATGCACCCGGTGGGTGCGCTGGTGACTGGCGCCATCGCGGGCGGCCTGTTCGTCTGGGCCTTCACCGCGACCCAGGTGAAATGGAAACTGGACGACGTGCTGGGCGTGTGGCCGCTGCACGGCCTGTGCGGCGTCTGGGGCGGTATCGCCTGCGGCATCTTCGGCCAGGAGGCCCTCGGTGGCCTGGGCGGCGTCAGCCTGGTGAGCCAGCTGATCGGCACCGGCCTCGGTGTGCTGGTGGCGCTGGTGGGGGGCTTCCTGGTCTACGGCCTGCTGAAGAAGACCCTCGGCATCCGCTTGTCCCAGGAGCAGGAGTACTACGGCGCGGACCTGTCGATCCACAAGATCGGCGCCACCAGCCAGGATTGA
- a CDS encoding OprD family porin has protein sequence MSKTSLAHAIALAALSTGLTLPGLAQAEFLKDSKASVELRNFYFNRDFRQDGAAQSKAEEWAQGFLLRYESGFTEGTIGVGVDAIGALGIKLDSSPDRTGTGLLKRDREAPNRAQDEYGEVGLTAKLRASKSVLKVGTLLPKLPTVQYNDSRLLPQTFQGGHINSMEIDGLTLDAGQLKQVNQRDSSDYEDMTITNSRVASTGAGGARGITFRGGQTSDEFNFAGATYKWNDSLSTGYNYGNLDEFYKQHIFTVLHTLPLGDKQSLKSDIRYARSTDEGNSNVDNKAFGAMFTYALGGHAFGLGYQSMSGDTGYAYINGTDPYLVNYVQIGDFAAKDEKSWQARYDYNFASMGIPGLTFMTRYLSGDNVDLGAGRPEGKEWERNTDIAYVFQDGPLKNLGVKWRNATVRSTNFGSDIDENRLIVSYVVPLW, from the coding sequence ATGAGCAAGACCTCGCTCGCGCACGCCATTGCCCTGGCAGCGCTCAGCACCGGCCTCACCCTGCCCGGCCTCGCCCAGGCCGAATTCCTGAAAGACAGCAAGGCCAGCGTCGAGCTGCGCAACTTCTACTTCAACCGTGACTTCCGCCAGGACGGCGCCGCCCAGTCCAAGGCCGAGGAGTGGGCCCAGGGCTTCCTGCTGCGCTACGAATCCGGCTTCACCGAAGGCACCATCGGCGTTGGCGTCGACGCCATCGGCGCGCTGGGCATCAAACTCGACTCCAGCCCCGACCGCACCGGCACCGGCCTGCTCAAGCGCGACCGCGAAGCGCCCAACCGCGCCCAGGACGAATATGGCGAAGTGGGCCTGACCGCCAAGTTGCGCGCCTCCAAGAGCGTGCTCAAGGTCGGCACCCTGCTGCCCAAGCTGCCCACCGTGCAGTACAACGACTCGCGCCTGCTGCCGCAGACCTTCCAGGGCGGCCACATCAACTCGATGGAAATCGACGGCCTGACCCTCGACGCCGGCCAGCTCAAGCAGGTGAACCAGCGCGACTCCTCGGACTACGAGGACATGACCATCACCAACAGCCGCGTGGCCTCCACCGGTGCCGGCGGTGCCCGTGGCATCACCTTCCGCGGCGGCCAGACCAGCGACGAATTCAACTTCGCCGGCGCCACCTACAAGTGGAACGACAGCCTCTCCACCGGCTACAACTACGGCAACCTGGACGAGTTCTACAAGCAGCACATCTTCACCGTGCTGCACACCCTGCCGCTGGGTGACAAGCAATCGCTGAAGAGCGACATCCGCTACGCCCGCTCCACCGACGAAGGCAACAGCAACGTCGACAACAAGGCCTTCGGCGCCATGTTCACCTATGCCCTGGGCGGCCACGCCTTCGGCCTCGGCTACCAGAGCATGAGTGGCGACACCGGCTACGCCTACATCAACGGCACCGACCCTTACCTGGTCAACTACGTGCAGATCGGCGACTTCGCCGCCAAGGACGAAAAATCCTGGCAGGCGCGCTACGACTACAACTTCGCCTCCATGGGCATTCCCGGCCTGACCTTCATGACCCGCTACCTGTCCGGCGACAACGTCGACCTGGGCGCCGGTCGCCCCGAAGGCAAGGAATGGGAACGCAACACCGACATCGCCTACGTCTTCCAGGACGGCCCGCTGAAGAACCTCGGCGTGAAATGGCGCAACGCGACCGTGCGCTCCACCAACTTCGGCAGCGACATCGACGAGAACCGCCTGATCGTCAGCTACGTGGTACCGCTCTGGTAG
- a CDS encoding MBL fold metallo-hydrolase: MRLLPLLLASLLLIASPFASAQGLRFALVKTSHAETLDAFTMEGGQWTQTVAVNHVAVLIQHHAATLLLDTGLGRQVDAQFQGDMPWWDKPLFKYETVTPARDQLDRDGIRVDRILLTHAHWDHASGLADFPEVPVWAPWAEIEFSQIATPPAVLPSQFAHKVLWQPFEFLPEPYMGFDQSLDLFGDGSLVLVPLTGHTPGSVGLFLTLDDGRRFFFTGDTSWRLEGFTGPHEKFWVSRRMVDNDRDGTRAQLQRVHDLLLAQPNLTVVPAHDAAVQDRLGYYPQWVQ, encoded by the coding sequence ATGCGCCTGCTCCCCCTACTCCTCGCCAGCCTGCTGCTGATCGCCAGCCCCTTCGCCAGCGCCCAGGGCCTGCGCTTCGCCCTGGTGAAGACCTCCCACGCCGAAACCCTCGACGCCTTCACCATGGAGGGCGGCCAGTGGACGCAGACCGTCGCGGTCAACCACGTCGCCGTGCTCATCCAGCACCACGCCGCGACCCTGCTGCTGGATACCGGGCTCGGCCGCCAGGTGGACGCCCAGTTCCAGGGCGACATGCCCTGGTGGGACAAACCGCTGTTCAAGTACGAAACCGTCACCCCCGCACGGGACCAACTGGACCGTGACGGCATCCGCGTCGACCGCATCCTCCTCACCCACGCCCACTGGGACCACGCCTCGGGCCTGGCCGACTTCCCCGAGGTGCCAGTCTGGGCGCCCTGGGCGGAAATCGAGTTCAGCCAAATCGCCACGCCGCCAGCGGTGCTGCCCAGCCAGTTCGCCCACAAGGTCCTCTGGCAGCCCTTCGAGTTCCTGCCCGAGCCCTACATGGGCTTTGACCAGAGCCTCGACCTGTTCGGCGACGGCAGCCTGGTGCTGGTACCGCTCACCGGGCACACACCAGGCTCGGTGGGTCTGTTCCTCACCCTCGACGACGGCCGGCGCTTCTTCTTCACCGGCGATACCAGCTGGCGCCTGGAAGGCTTCACCGGGCCCCACGAGAAGTTCTGGGTCAGCCGGCGGATGGTGGACAACGACCGCGACGGCACCCGTGCCCAGCTGCAACGGGTGCACGACCTGCTGCTGGCCCAACCGAACCTCACCGTGGTGCCGGCCCACGACGCCGCCGTGCAGGACCGCCTCGGCTACTACCCGCAGTGGGTGCAGTGA